Genomic segment of Pseudomonadota bacterium:
AAAAACGGATAGGGACCCGGACAAGACTGTTGAAGATGTGAGAACGGTGCTTAGAAACAATCATGGTCTTCAAGGGACAGCAGATGACGATTTTACCATTAGAAGTTCTAAGGATATCTTAAAGTTCGTAACGGTTATTTCAGGTTCCCTGTTTCTCTTTTTGGGGACAGCATCGGTAGTGGCGCTTGTTGTCAGCGGTTTTGTTCTTGCCAATCTTTTTTATCTGACCATACAGGAGAGGAGGAAAGATATCGGCATCAGGAGGGCCTATGGAGCATCAAGAAGGGGTATCTTGCTGTCCTTCCTCTTTGAATCGATACTCATAACGTTAATGGGTGGAATAGCGGGCATCCTGCTGAGCGTGATACTTGGCGGGACATTCGAGAAGTTGTTTGACATCCCCATGTTGTTCTCGTATAAGGTTGTCGTTTTTGCCCTGTGTTTCAGCTTTCTTACCGGGCTTCTTTCCGGCCTCAGGCCAGCGCTTAGAGCGAGCAGGATCGAACCGATTGAGGCAATCAGGGGATGATTTATACAGTCAAGTTTTACCTCAGGATAGCCCTTCAAAATCTTGTTATACACAAAGGAAGGATGGCTCTGGCGCTGCTTGGTATCCTTTTCGCGGTCATGAGCCTCGTTGCTTTTGGCAACATCAGTAACGGTATGAAAAAGAAGATTGATAATGAAATAAGTAAATTCGGGAAAAATCTAATTATTTTACGGGCTGGTCTCGTATTTGCATCGAGAAGCGGGACAAGGCAGTTTGCGGAATCGAAGACCCTGAAACTTCGAGATGTGAACAGGATCAAAGAGTCCCTTCCCGGGATAGTGGAGGCGGTACCTTTCTTTGACATAACCTATCCCGCTCGTTATGAAGACAAGACGCTCACCGTGAGCATTGTAGGGACTACTGACGCTGTATTCAAGATAAGGAATGTAGGACTTATAATGGGTAAGTATTTCTCAAAGGAGGAAGACCTTAAGGCAGATAAAAAGGCTGTAGTTGGATACAAGGTGTTTGATAACCTTTTTCAGCGAGAAGATCCGATTGGCAAGTATATCCTTGTCTACAGGGTACCCACAGAGATCATCGGGGTAATTGATGAAAAAGGAACCGATTTTGCCGGGCAGGATCAGGACCTTCAGGTCTATATACCCCTTAACACCTTTATGAGACGTTATAGCAATGTGGACTATATCAAGGGTGCTTATCTTCAGGTGCAGGATGGAGTTTCTCTTACCCAAATGAAGCAGAAGCTGAGGAGTTTCGTAAGGAAGATCCATAATATGAAGGACGAGCAAAAAGACGATTTTTCGATTTTTACCATGGAAGACATTGTGAGAACACAGGAAGAGGGGATCCGACTTGTATCGATTCTGACCGTAATAGCGTCCATCGTTTCTTTTTTGATAGGAGGGCTTGGTATATTTGCTATTATGCTTCTTTCCATATCTGAGAGAAAGCTGGAGATAGGGATACGGAGAGTAGTCGGTTCAAAGAAGAGAGATATTATCTTTCAATTCCTGGCGGAGTCTGTTATCGTTGCCTTAATGGGAGGCATGTTTGGTATATGTGTTGGTTTTGTCATTACAATTATAGTTGATTATTTTGGTGGGTTTCCACTCTCTTTACATCCCGAGAGCATCGTAATTTCTCTTGTCATTAGTATGGTGATTGGTATCCTGGCTGGTATCTACCCTGCTATTCAGGGAACAAAGTATGAACC
This window contains:
- a CDS encoding ABC transporter permease, with the protein product GIYDLMKVYQVRNVTMRYRDRNWQTQVVGSTTNYFESMAWGFQVGSVFTADDYTNAEAVCVIGSKVYDELFKGEDAVGKVILIGKLPTKVIGVLEERGGSTGGPNIDDRVIMPLTTVTSRIANEKRYLSMLRLKTDRDPDKTVEDVREKRYLSMLRLKTDRDPDKTVEDVRTVLRNNHGLQGTADDDFTIRSSKDILKFVTVISGSLFLFLGTASVVALVVSGFVLANLFYLTIQERRKDIGIRRAYGASRRGILLSFLFESILITLMGGIAGILLSVILGGTFEKLFDIPMLFSYKVVVFALCFSFLTGLLSGLRPALRASRIEPIEAIRG
- a CDS encoding ABC transporter permease, which translates into the protein MIYTVKFYLRIALQNLVIHKGRMALALLGILFAVMSLVAFGNISNGMKKKIDNEISKFGKNLIILRAGLVFASRSGTRQFAESKTLKLRDVNRIKESLPGIVEAVPFFDITYPARYEDKTLTVSIVGTTDAVFKIRNVGLIMGKYFSKEEDLKADKKAVVGYKVFDNLFQREDPIGKYILVYRVPTEIIGVIDEKGTDFAGQDQDLQVYIPLNTFMRRYSNVDYIKGAYLQVQDGVSLTQMKQKLRSFVRKIHNMKDEQKDDFSIFTMEDIVRTQEEGIRLVSILTVIASIVSFLIGGLGIFAIMLLSISERKLEIGIRRVVGSKKRDIIFQFLAESVIVALMGGMFGICVGFVITIIVDYFGGFPLSLHPESIVISLVISMVIGILAGIYPAIQGTKYEP